The Pseudorca crassidens isolate mPseCra1 chromosome 16, mPseCra1.hap1, whole genome shotgun sequence genome includes the window AGGCGGCTGTGCTCCCATCCAGCCCTTCGCCGGCCCCTGCAGCCAGCCCCAGACCTTTCCTCCCTAGCAGTGGAGCCTCTACCCCAGCTCCAAGCATCTTTAACCGGTCAGCCAGGCCGTTTACTCCGGGCTTACAAGGGCAGCGGCCAGGTACCACCTCGGTTATTTTCCGGCCCCTGGCTCCCAAAAGGGCAAATGAGAGCCTGGGAGGCCTCAGCGCCGTCCCACCGCCTTTCCTGTCCTCTCCGCAGGGGACCACTCCTCTGCCCAGCTTCTCTTCAGGGGTTCCCAGCCACGTGTCAACCCCCGGTTCCACCAGCACCCCACGCTCCTCCGGCCCCGTGACGGCCACCAGCTCCCTATACATCCCAGCCCCCAATCGTCCTGTTACGCCAGGCGGAGCCCCagagccccccgcccccgctaGCGGAGCTGCCATGACCTCCACCGCTTCTATCTTCCTATCGGCGCCTCTGCGACCTGCTGCACGCCCAGAGGCCCTCGCCCCTGGCCCCGCAACCCCTGAGCCCTCCAGCGCTCGAGAGAAGCGCATCTCCGTGCCAGCTGCTCGCACCGGCATCCTCCAGGAGGCCCGGCGTCGGGGGACCCGAAAGCAGATGTTCCGGCCGGGAAATGAGGAGACGAAGAACTCGCCCAACCCGGAGCTGCTATCGTTGGTGCAGAACCTGGATGAAAAACCCCGGGCTGGGGGTGCGGAATCTTGTCCAGAGGAGGATGCCCTGAGCCTCGGGGCTGAAGCCTGCAACTTCATGCAGCCACCGGGGGGCAGGAGTTACAAGACTTTGCCTCACGTGACAGCTAAAACCCCGCCTCCAATGGCTCCCAAGACCCCACCCCCTACGACTCCTAAGACTCCACCCCCAGTGGCTCCCAAGCCCCCTTCTCGAGGGTTCCTCGATGGGTTAGTGAATGGGGCGGCCCCTTCAGCTGGAATCCCTGAACCACCAAGGCTtcaaggcaggggtggggagctgTTTGCCAAGCGTCAGAGCCGAGCGGACAGGTATGTGGTGGAAGCACCTGGTCCTGGCCTTGGCCCTCGGCCCAGAAGCCCTTCTCctaccccctccctgcccccttcctggaAATATTCACCCAATATCCGTGCCCCGCCTCCAATTGCTTACAACCCACTGCTCTCACCGTTCTTCCCCCAAGCTGCCCGAACTCTCCCTAGTAAGATCCAATCCCAAGGGCCTCGGGCAGCCCCCAAGCAGGGCATTAAGGCTTTGGATTTCATGCGGCACCAGCCCTACCAACTTAAAAGTGCCATGTTCTGTTTTGATGAGGTTCCCCCGACTCCTGGACCCACCTCCTCAGTGCCTCCCAAAACTGCCCGAGTCCAGGAGATCCGCCGATTTTCGACTCCAGCGCCCCAGCCCACTGCAgagcccctggcacccactgtGCTTGCCCCCCGAGCAGCCACTACATTGGATGAGCCCATCTGGAGGGCAGAGCTGGCCTCAGCCCCTGTCCTtagcccagcccctcctccagagTCTCCCAGGGGTCTTGGGACCTCCCCCAGCTCCTGTGGCTTCCAGGTAGCCAGGCCCCGGTTCTCAGCTACTAGAACAGGATGGCAGGCTCATGTGTGGAGGCCTGGGGCGGGCCACCACTGAACAGGACACAGCTCCCAGGACCAAGGGGAGGTGGAACAGCTAGTTCCTAAAGTTGCTTCTACCCAACCCGCCCGCCCCCGCTCCCGCCACCCCTCCTTTGCAGGCTAAATTCCCTCCTGCCAGAGAAAGTTTTGGAGTTGGTGTCCCATCTCCCAGCTTCCTCCTGACTCCTAACCTCCCTGCTGCTTTCCAACCTATAATACTATCTTTGCTTTGGTGTCTGTGCTTCTCTTTGTAGCTCCTTGCCTGGATCTCTGTCTTTAACTCTGTCTCTTCACCTACACTCCTCCACTAGTCTCCATTTCTCTACATTTGTGCTTTTTTCTGTGGGCTTTGTTTTAACAGTCaatgagaaagacagagaagTTACCACTGAGACCTCAGGCAAGAAGCTCACCACCAGACAGGCAGCAAAGGGACTGAACTGACCCCTATTTGCACGAAATCATTTGCTGCTCCTCACTCTTCTTTCCCAAGCTTGTCTGGCATTTTcctaggtgtgtgtgtgcaagtgtgtgcgtgcacacagaTGTGCTCTTCTGTCTGAGGCAAGAGTAAGAGGAGCCGTCTAAATAAAGACCCAATCTGGGTCTTACCCTTGCACTAATGAAAGAAGAGTCAGTTATCCTCACATAGAATGTCTGGTGGGGAGAAAGAGACTCATTAGAGTTAAAGATCATCATCTGTAGCAGGTGTAGAGCATCTGGTGAAATTCATAGAGTATGAGGAGACCCGAAGGACCAGGGCAGTTTGTATGGGTTGAGTTATACCAGCTAGACCAGGAGTAGAACTAAGAATTCTGTTCCTTGGGATTTCAGAAAGTTAGCAACTGGAGAGGCCCATGCTGAGCAACAAAGCATCcaagaagtgaaaagaaagaaagaaaatgtcctcTGAGAATGAACAAATCATTGGCTTCATTGTCTCATGAACTtaagacagaaaggagaaaagaaccaTGATGTGGAAAGTGAGGTAGAAACCAGGAGCagaacagaaatgaatgaaattgatCGAGCCTCAGAGAGAAGCATGGTGAGGGAGACTACAGTGTTGGTAGAGAGTAAAATTGGATAATAAGAAACCAATCATGTACACAAAAGGGGAATTGGGGAGAAATTTGAGGGAGAAGAATGTATTTGTTAGAGTGAAGGGGGATGATGGTGGAGGGATGTGAGAGTGTGTGCTGAGTGTTGAAAGACAGGCATCTGTGCTACCTCCTTTGAATCTGTCCCTCTGTCTTCTGCAGCTTGTCATAACTACCTGAGAAAGGGCAGGGAAACACCCAGAGCCAAAACCTCTTTTTAGTTCTACCCCATCCCTCAAACCCTAGTTCTTATTTCCAGCTTAGGTCCTGATCTCTGATCCTAGAGGGATATGGGCTCCCCTCTCACCATGACCACCACCAGTCACGCTTGCTGCTTGATCTGGAAATTGATAATTTCCTTTGCATATTGAGTGTGAGTCACAGTACTTTGGTTTGTGCACAAGAATAAACTTATGCTCCATATCTTCTGTTGTTGTCATCTCTTCTAGTTTTATACCTAAATCCTGGTCTCCCCTTCATCTTCTCTAATTCATACCCCTGATCTCCTGATTCCTGATCTCTTTCTCAGTTCCTACCCTCctattttttactgttttgccCTTCACCCCCTGGTCTTTTGCTCTTCTCTACCAATTCTGTCCTAATCCAGTGTAGCCACCTCCATCACTCCCCCAGTTCTCTCTCTCCAGATTctccccttctccatcccctGCTCCATACTTCTCAGATGAGGCCTCAGCTTACAGAACCTAGACAATTTGGAAAGGCCCTGCTTTCCCAACACCCTGGAGGAAATGAAGGGAAAGCAATGGCTGAAGTTGAAGGTGGggtgagagagggaagaaggagagagagggtggATCAGCGTGGATTGAGACtaataaaaaagagaaggcaCTGAAAGGCGGCTAGAATTAGACTTCTGAGAAGAGGAAGTTCTGTTGCCCCAGTTTTACCAGCAGGGGGCAGATTTTTGCCAATAACCAGGCCCTTGACCCTGATTCTCCCAAATATGCAGCCTCTCAGAATTTCAAAGGAAGGGCTCAGAGAGCCTAGGCTAAATATTCTGTCTTCATTCACTAGGTAGTTTTAGGTACTCAATCATAAGAGACCAAAATTTTGGTTGGTTTTTGAGGGGAGGATGGTAATGATGACGAAATCACCTTTTGCTATTTATGTTTTTTCATCTAATTGCTTCTTTGGGTtaggagagaatggagaaaaaggacaaaagatgAGGAATCTGGAGGCTAAACTGGTCTGGGCAGAGGCCAAGTAGAGGGGAGCAGGGCGAACTTTCAGCCCCTAACCTGAACCTATAAAGTTCAGGATGGGAAAAGGACATGGTCAGGAAGAGTGGGTAGCTCACAGAGGGACAGAAAGGTATTCTGGGGACTACAAAAGCCACTTCCTAAGGCAGCCACAACAGGGTGGTGGATACAGCAGAGGTACAGCAGCTGGTTACAAAACCTGAGCAGAAGATGGAGAAGGATCCAGGATGTTCACGCAGCTACCGAGGAAGGTGCCGGGCAAATGACAGGTTTCCCTGGAGGGGGCTCTCAAGCTTGTGCCCTTTCCCAGAGGCTTCTCTAGACCAGTGTGAATGGGACAGTCCAGATCCTATGGGGTGTGTGCTCCCTTTGAAGAAAATCCCAAGTAGGAGCCTCAGAGAGTAAAGCCCTGGCAGGTCAGAAGCCTATGTGTACCCCTTCAGGTAGAAGTgacatctgggacttccctggtggcggcctcagtggttaagaatctgcctgtcaatgcaggggacacgggttcgatccctggtcctggaagatcccccacaccacggagcagctaagcctgtgcaccacaactactgagcctgtgctctagagcccgcgagccataaccactgaagcctgcgcacctagagcctgtgctccgcagcaagagaagccaccgcaatgagaagcccgcgcaccacaacaaaaagtagcccccactcgccgcaactaaagcccgcgtgcagcaacgaagacccaatgcagccaaaaataaataaattaattaataaattttaaaaaaaaactgacatcTATCTGGCAGAGCAGGCTAAACTGAGCACCCGAACAGCAAATGGGGATGAAAAGGCAGAAACTGGTCAAGTCTTCTCCCACATCATCCCTGATAGCCTAACTACTGGATTTGGTTAATTTGGTCCCTTATCCTGCCAAAATCTGGCCCTCCCAAAGGAAAGACCAGCTTATCCAGGAACTTTCAAAGGGCAGTTCCATTGTGAACAGAAATTCCTTCCCGAAACATAGCATCTTaaaccctcccacccccaaaattCACCCACATGTCCCTCCAGCTCCAGCCTGGATTGTCTCCGAATGGCTCTCCAGACACATTCTCCTGGTTCTCACTTTCCCACTCCGAATTCTTATTCACCACTTGCTGcctgcttcctctctccctctcagttTTCACTTTCTCCCTGAGTGCTTCTTTGGATCTCAGCCTCGAGGTGCCAAAGAAGAGGAGTCCCTGGGTAGACTGATCCTTGGCTCAGACAGCTTAGTGAGAGAATTCCAAAGGACTTTCCTCCCCTTCCTGAGCCTCTGGGCAAGGAGGATGGGATCTTGGTTCCAGGGTCTCAGTACCCCTGTGCCATTTGAGCTGCTTGCGCTCATCGTCTCTATTAAtaaccaccctccctcccccactgccagTGCTGCCCCCACGCCTGCCCAGCTCGGGTTCTCTAGTCACAGCAGCACAGTCCTCCAAAGCTGCTGGACCCCAGGGAGAGCTGACCACCGCTTGAGCAGCCGGTAAGTCTCCAGCTTTATAGTCAGAGGGGCTGGAGCCCACTCGCTGActgctgtgtctgtgtctgtaatAGTGACCCTTGATCCTGGGGGGagctcctccctcctccatctgTACTCAGTTCCCAGTTGTCCAGTTCAGGGGAGCAACAGAGAGTTGGAAGGAGAAGGGCCCAAGAGGGTGGGGGTATTGGAGATTTTGGGGTGGCACTGGAGGAATGAGAAGGGGGTCTGAGAGGCTGGATGGAAAACAAGAACCTAGTTGGGGCTGAGAGAGGTATGGGGAGAATCTATTTAGCAGTTCCTGGACTCTGGCCTCAGCAGACCCCACTAAGCTAGTAGAATCGCAGATGTGCTGTGAGACAGGACTCAGCAGAAGACATTTTGCTGAGTGCCAACTTCTGTTAAGGAGGGGCTGGAATCTGTATCTTTTCCCAGCTTGTCCCCCTCCACTGCCAGATCCTATGATTATGTTCCTGTCCTCCCTGAATTCCCCACTGCTGTGATATTGCTGAATTGACATGCATCAAGATTGACCTCCCTCTCCACTCCaggtctggggggtggggagtgactgAAACTGAGTGGGAGCACTGCTGTCACCTCCCAGGCCATGATCCAGCTGGCCCGGTGGAGGGGCAATAACCTCTCCATCCTATGGAGAATGTTTCTGGCTGGATCTCCTCAACCCTGGCAGAACATTTTTTCtgctccacccccccccccccccactctggGGCTTGGGGAAGACTGAGAGGCCAGAGTTTGCAATGATAATCCCAGTCTGGGAGCCCCGTACAAATAAAAGCTTCAAGTCATGCCAAACCAATGAAACCTGGGTGCATTACCTGACCTGTAAGTAATGTGTTTGTTTTACCCCCAGGCCCTCCTAACACATATTGTGTTCCTAAGCCCGGCACCAGCTCTATGTAAAACAGCTGAAAAGAGGTTGGTAGAAGGCAGGGGCAAGGGGTGCCTCTATACTTTCTGCCCTGCTTCCCAAGAAGAGAAGCCCTAAAACAATGGTTTTTCACCTTTTAGAGAAATatgtacttcttttaaaaaatctaatgaaATTTTGCTCCCTGAAGTCCTTAAGCAGTGCCTTACTGTAGACACTCACCGCAGTCCCTGTCCATCCTtcacctcctccttcccaccctatCCAGGCTCCATCCACCTCCACAATGCCACTCTCAGGGACCCCTGCCCCCAACAAGAAGCGGAAATCCAGCAAGCTGATCATGGAACTCACTGGAGGTATGGCATGTTTGCACCTACCTAGTGTGGGACTTCTTATTGAGAGTATCTCTGGCCTATGAGCCCCAGAAGTATCATAAGGTTATATGTGTCTTAAGGCGAAGAGATAAGGAGAGACAAGAggaatttggggtgggggtgaggtttgcaggggtggggggaaggggggaaaggaagaaagaattcaaCACTGACTACTCACCCTTCCACCCTTTTCACCTTGTAATCTGAGACAATAACACCCATGCCATGTTACCCAGCACAGGTCCAAGACAACAGGACCCACAGGTCAGTGAGGTATGTTTGAGAAGAAAATATGTATGATGGAGACTGGCACAGAGTAAGGTCTCAATAAATGGTTAATTTCCTTACTTCTTTCCCCAGAGCTAAGGAGCCTCGTATAGgcacttaaaatggaaaattgcTCAGGCATTTTTCCTGGGGGTGGTAGGAGTACAGCATGTGAAGAGCTCTCCCAATCAATACCTAGAAGCCGTTTGCAGCCAGTTTACTGAGGGGAAGAGAAGGCAAAGGAGTTAAGATAGGAGTATATATTTAGAGGTGGCTTTGGGCTTTCCCCCGTGCTACAGTTTCCCCAATGACCTCCATCTATGATGTTTCTTTACTCTTTTGCCCTGTACCCCATACCTTTTACCCCATTCACCGTCTTCACCCCATTCTAGTATCCCCACTGTCTCACTCTGCACCCCATTTCCCATACACTCTCTCCAACTCCAAACCCAGGAAATCAAAATCCCTCATAAACTAGATAGAATTTGATCAGACATCACAGACAGCATCTGCTTCCCTCAGTGATCTCTGCTGGGACACACACACTTAATTAGTTGTGGATGGAAGCTTCATTTGGAGCTAGAAAACCCtactttcctctttcccttgcctctgcctccccacctccctgaaAGGTGGACAGGAGAGCTCAGGCCTGAACCTGGGCAAGAAGATCAGCGTCCCAAGGGATGTGATGTTGGAGGAGCTGTCGCTACTCACTAACCGGGGCTCCAAGATGTTCAAACTGCGGCAGATGCGGGTGGAGAAATTTATCTATGAAAACCACCCTGATGTCTTCTCTGACAGCTCAATGGTGAGTTCAGAACTTTACTACTCTGAAAGCCTCGTGCCTCTTTTGACAGCTTCTTGGTAGGCCCCGCCCAAGTCTCTAAAATATGACCAACCTCCCCTCCCAGCTAATTTATAAGCTCATTAACCCCCCAGATACAGTGAGCCCCCAATAGCTCCAGGGTGAATTACAGCCCACCTCTGAAACTAAATCTGTATCTTAGAGCTGGTGAGGCAGGGTGGGGAGTCCACACCTTCAAGGAGAAAACTCCTTCCCAGTATGGTTAAGTATTAAAGATAGGATTACCAGATAAAACACAGGATGCCCAGTCCTATATTTTAAAGTTGAGATACACACTAAATAAGCTACTGAGGATATATTGTAGGCACAGTAAATAAAGCCCATATTTCATAATACCTTTAAATGGAGTATGGTCTATAAGAATATTgcatcactatgttgtatacctgaaactaatataatattgtaaagcaatgctacttcaattaaaaaaataaagttgagatATACACAGATAATTTTTTAGTAAAGTAcatcccatgcaatatttgggacataagtttttttttttaattgaagacacttagggaattccctggtggtccagtggtctggtgctctcactgccaggggcctgggttcgatccctggttggggaactaagatcctgcaagccacgcagcatggcaaaaaaaaaaaaaaaaaaaaaaaaaaattgaagacacttagttaaatttgaatttcagatacacaacaattttttaatataagtatgtcccatgaaaTATTTGggacatgaaaattaaattaaaaaatacaggacaccgagttaaatttgaatttcaggtacaTGATGAATACTCTCATATCTaaatatgtcccatgcaatacttaggcatatttatactaaaaaagtattattgtgtatctgaaattcaaatttaactggtgtcctgtgattttttctttttgcaaaatcTGGCAACCGTAGAAAGAGGTAAGTGAATTTTTATAACCATCTCTTCTTGAGCCATTCTTTTATCTAAAGGGTCAGTGTAAGGACCACAGATGTGGGGACCGAAACCATGCTTTAAGGTCCTACGTCTCCTAGTCAGGATCATTCTCCGAAGAGAAGTAGAGATTGGAGAGGGACCAGGCACAAGATATTTCAGCTGAGAAGGAGGGGATcgtttccatttcctttcttccccctccaCCTTTCCTGGGCAGCCAGGGGAGAGTGAAAATAGATGCCTACATGGGGCCAGGGGCAGGAGTGTCTGCCATTTGCCCGTATGTAGGAGCAGAATAAAAATGCTGAGCCGGTCATATCTAACTTTAGGAGGCCAAAAGCCCTCCCCCCTGCCTGTGTCTGGTTACACTGGGTGGAGCATGGGGGTGTGTTCGGTGGGTGGCCAGGAGAGCCTCCTGAAGGAGTTGGCAGGGTTATTTTTAGGCTTTGGGGATGGATCCAGTGTTGCCCTTTGGGCTTCCCTTCCCCCTACCCACTACAGTTTCACTGTCAGGAAGTCCTGGTCCAACAGGCAccaagaggagaaagggagaggaagaggaagagagagaagagactttTATCTGTTAGACAAGATGCAGGGGAGGAGCAGAGATCTCTCTAGTTCTTTAACTTGAGGCTGGGTTCTCCATGCCAGCCCCAATCTCTCAAACCTAAGTTGAGCAGAACTCTTGGTCCTCTTTGCCTTGGTAAGGAGGGAAAGGGGATTTTGGAGAATGAGTTGCCCCCATCCTAGATGTAATTCGAACTGAGCCATAGGGGTTGTATCCCTTAAGGAgagtttaatttctctcagtCAGGCTATCTGCTAACCATCTATTGAAGGGGGGAGTCTCAGATGATTCAGTGTCTTCTGGTTGTCCATTGTCTCTGATCACCTCCTACTTGCTATGGTATTCCCCATACCCATTGCTAACCTTCCCCTTACTTTGTCCTTTCTTTTCAGGATCACTTCCAGAAGTTCCTTCCCACAGTTGGGGGACAGCTGGGTACAGCTGGCCAGGGATTCTCCTACAGCAAGGGCAGCGGTGGAGGCCAGGCAGGGGGAAGTGGCTCTGCCGGAGAGTATGGCTCTGACGAGCATCACCATCATCAGGGCCCTGGGTCTGGATATCGGGGTACAGATGGTCCTGGGGGCCAGACTGGCCAAGGAGGAGCTGCTGGCACTGCAGGGGTTGGCGAGACAGGACTAGGCAAGTATCCTCACCCAAGTATAAGGTGTCTGGTCTCTAAAGCAGAGAAATACCCAGGAATGAGGCCTAGACTGGGTGTAGGAAGCAGGAGAGGCCTGTTGAGATAGCCTGATGGACTTTCTGGGTCCATAAGGATACAGAGACGTGTCTATTCCACCCAGAAGCCTTGTCTCTCAGTCACCTTTCTAGCCTTTCAGTTTGTATCACAAATCCGACTCCAGGCTGTCATTATTTCACAAACCTTCTACAATTACCAAGATGTTTTACCTTTGGTCCCTGGCCCCAGCAACTTCTCTAGTGCAGGGCTCTGAGACTAACTTCCATTGGCTACTAACTGCTATTATTTgacttattattatttctctcccATGGCTGCCAGACGACCAGGCAGGTGGAGAAGGAAAACATATCACTGTGTTCAAGACCTATATTTCCCCATGGGAGAGAGCCATGGGGGTGGACTCCCAGCAAAAAGTGGAACTTGGCATCAACCTGCTGGCCCACGGGGCCAAAGCTGATCTCCCTCAGTATAAGTCCTTCAACAGGTAAGGAGGATGTGGAAGGAACCTGATGCATTCCAGTGTATGGCAACATGCCCTTAGTTGGAATGGAGACTGGTTCAAATGTTTCAGGGGGATGAGGAGGCATGGGAGGAATTTGGGGGCCACAATAAAGGCTTTTGGTCTTTTCACTCTAGCTCAGAGAAACAGCATGGTATGATGAAGGAAAAATTTGCTAGGAGGCAGGATCTGAATTTTAGTTCATAGTTATGTTCATAGCTGTTCATAGCGGTGTGGGAAAGTCACCCTACTTCTGAGCCTTGGTTGCCTtgactgtgaaatgggaataatatattACACACTTAAAGGCTTCTTGAGGCTCCCTTCATTCAAGGTTACAATTCCATTACTGTCCTTATAGTAtaactctatttttcttttcttttctttttttaattgaagtatagttgacttacaacattatattagtttcaggtgtacaacatagtgattcagaatttttatagattatgcaccACAGCAAGTTATTATGCTATTGAAGATTCTATTTCTTTATACCCTACTTTAGTAAGGTTCAAGTATCTATCCTTTTGGAACTGGGCTTCTCTAGACTGTGTGAAAACGGgacagggaagccctagagaagTGCTTTTGCATTTGGTCCTAAGGTGCCTGGATTTTCCAGGAAATGTTAATTCCTCTCATCCAGGGCACGCACTATCCACTGAAGGTGGGGTAGGGGTTTTGAGGGGGGTCATTATAATTTAAGGTGACCTCAGACCCTTGAGTCTATAGTGTTTGGGGTAAAATTCTCTGAAAATGTGACTGGTTTGGCTTACAACTATCCATGAGACTCTCTATCTAGTACACACTAGactacttttctcatttttagctTTGGGGAAACAAGCAAACCAGAAGGAGGAATGGAGTACTTAGGGAGAAGAAGAATAAGGAGTGCAGAAGCAATCTGCAACTAGAATTCACAGACTTCCCTATCCTCAAAACAGTGTAACATCCCACTGACAAAACTCTTTCTTTTGTTCTGGcttttaattaaataatgtgTCCCCTTTTCAGGACAGCAATGCCTTATGGTGGATATGAGAAGGCCTCCAAACGCATGACCTTCCAGATGCCCAAGTTTGACCTGGGGCCCTTGCTGAGTGAACCCCTAGTCCTCTACAACCAGAACCTCTCCAACAGGCCTTCTTTCAATCGAACCCCTATTCCCTGGCTGAGCTCCGGGGAGCCTGTAGACTACAACGTGGATATTGGCATCCCCTTGGATGGAGAAACAGAGGAGCTGTGAGGTGTTTTTACCTCTACTTTGTATCAAGTTTCCCCTCTCTGGTTCCATTTTGGAGAGGGAATGCTGAGCAGGATACCCCCACTGAAAATCCAGTATCCTTGTGGGaatggagggaaaaagaaaggagagatctGCCCTTCCATCCTTCACTCCAAGTCCCCACtccaagcatcttttcttaccAACTCAGAGCTCCCCTTCCACTTGCTCTGTATGGAACCTTCTCTTATGGAATTTTCTCTGCCTTCGGTAACAGTTAATAAACTTCAAGGAAATGAACTCATTCTTCCTCTGATATTTGAGGGCAGACGAAAACTGAGGCTAACAATGCACAGAGACTAATTAAAGTAAAATACCATACATCCATTATTCGGACTTCAAGACTGACCTGATTActtacacacccacacccacatccGCACCTGCCAAAGCACATTCATAGGTGTATACAAAGACATACTTATTGAATAGTACATAAGACAAATAATCATGGACAAACACATGTGCTGGCCCATATGTGGGCAAAGCTAAGCAGCAATTGTGTGCTGTGTTTAGGAAACAGGTGTTGGTTACCCTGGCGTTAGCTCTCTTTAAGAAGCTGATTAGAAACTGGGATAATCAGGA containing:
- the SYNPO2L gene encoding synaptopodin 2-like protein isoform X1 yields the protein MQENGRQGRAEVFTIISSGSNTAWGGRRVQPVTILSTASIDRTCVLDCTDLRAKLPACGVWCGVEGLGQQKQDSQTGRTGYQHLDFSPWDTVQTLKAIGQAERWVLRRRCWSHCLGEPPGASDFRGGPSRGNLYRYPSPPSPTVSPPTPSQIRRRSQAGRAGLRERDQLLAVNGVSCTSLSHARAMSLIDDSGNQLVLTVRRVEDEGPVRSPSPGELQALSPLSPLSPEPPGAPVPQPLLPGSLLSPPDSEAYYGETDSDADGPATQEKTRRPRRRGPTRPTPPGAPPDEVYLSDSPAEPAPGVLGPPSQDDSRVSSPSWEDGTTLQPPPAEALLLPHGPLRPGPHLIPMVGPVPHPVAEDLTTTYTQKAKQAKLQRAESLQERSVKEAKTKCRTIASLLTAAPNPHSKGVLMFKKRRQRAKKYTLVSFGAAAGTGAGEEDGVPPTSESELDEEAFSDARSLTNQSDWDSPYLDMELARPSSGAAEGQGPGLGGQLSEASGRGAQLFEQQRQRADSSTQEPAGDGPAATLNGQGLQSPPRAQSAPPEAAVLPSSPSPAPAASPRPFLPSSGASTPAPSIFNRSARPFTPGLQGQRPGTTSVIFRPLAPKRANESLGGLSAVPPPFLSSPQGTTPLPSFSSGVPSHVSTPGSTSTPRSSGPVTATSSLYIPAPNRPVTPGGAPEPPAPASGAAMTSTASIFLSAPLRPAARPEALAPGPATPEPSSAREKRISVPAARTGILQEARRRGTRKQMFRPGNEETKNSPNPELLSLVQNLDEKPRAGGAESCPEEDALSLGAEACNFMQPPGGRSYKTLPHVTAKTPPPMAPKTPPPTTPKTPPPVAPKPPSRGFLDGLVNGAAPSAGIPEPPRLQGRGGELFAKRQSRADRYVVEAPGPGLGPRPRSPSPTPSLPPSWKYSPNIRAPPPIAYNPLLSPFFPQAARTLPSKIQSQGPRAAPKQGIKALDFMRHQPYQLKSAMFCFDEVPPTPGPTSSVPPKTARVQEIRRFSTPAPQPTAEPLAPTVLAPRAATTLDEPIWRAELASAPVLSPAPPPESPRGLGTSPSSCGFQVARPRFSATRTGWQAHVWRPGAGHH
- the SYNPO2L gene encoding synaptopodin 2-like protein isoform X3, which translates into the protein MHEIRRRSQAGRAGLRERDQLLAVNGVSCTSLSHARAMSLIDDSGNQLVLTVRRVEDEGPVRSPSPGELQALSPLSPLSPEPPGAPVPQPLLPGSLLSPPDSEAYYGETDSDADGPATQEKTRRPRRRGPTRPTPPGAPPDEVYLSDSPAEPAPGVLGPPSQDDSRVSSPSWEDGTTLQPPPAEALLLPHGPLRPGPHLIPMVGPVPHPVAEDLTTTYTQKAKQAKLQRAESLQERSVKEAKTKCRTIASLLTAAPNPHSKGVLMFKKRRQRAKKYTLVSFGAAAGTGAGEEDGVPPTSESELDEEAFSDARSLTNQSDWDSPYLDMELARPSSGAAEGQGPGLGGQLSEASGRGAQLFEQQRQRADSSTQEPAGDGPAATLNGQGLQSPPRAQSAPPEAAVLPSSPSPAPAASPRPFLPSSGASTPAPSIFNRSARPFTPGLQGQRPGTTSVIFRPLAPKRANESLGGLSAVPPPFLSSPQGTTPLPSFSSGVPSHVSTPGSTSTPRSSGPVTATSSLYIPAPNRPVTPGGAPEPPAPASGAAMTSTASIFLSAPLRPAARPEALAPGPATPEPSSAREKRISVPAARTGILQEARRRGTRKQMFRPGNEETKNSPNPELLSLVQNLDEKPRAGGAESCPEEDALSLGAEACNFMQPPGGRSYKTLPHVTAKTPPPMAPKTPPPTTPKTPPPVAPKPPSRGFLDGLVNGAAPSAGIPEPPRLQGRGGELFAKRQSRADRYVVEAPGPGLGPRPRSPSPTPSLPPSWKYSPNIRAPPPIAYNPLLSPFFPQAARTLPSKIQSQGPRAAPKQGIKALDFMRHQPYQLKSAMFCFDEVPPTPGPTSSVPPKTARVQEIRRFSTPAPQPTAEPLAPTVLAPRAATTLDEPIWRAELASAPVLSPAPPPESPRGLGTSPSSCGFQVARPRFSATRTGWQAHVWRPGAGHH
- the SYNPO2L gene encoding synaptopodin 2-like protein isoform X2 is translated as MGAEEEVLVTLSGGAPWGFRLQGGAEQRKPLQVSKIRRRSQAGRAGLRERDQLLAVNGVSCTSLSHARAMSLIDDSGNQLVLTVRRVEDEGPVRSPSPGELQALSPLSPLSPEPPGAPVPQPLLPGSLLSPPDSEAYYGETDSDADGPATQEKTRRPRRRGPTRPTPPGAPPDEVYLSDSPAEPAPGVLGPPSQDDSRVSSPSWEDGTTLQPPPAEALLLPHGPLRPGPHLIPMVGPVPHPVAEDLTTTYTQKAKQAKLQRAESLQERSVKEAKTKCRTIASLLTAAPNPHSKGVLMFKKRRQRAKKYTLVSFGAAAGTGAGEEDGVPPTSESELDEEAFSDARSLTNQSDWDSPYLDMELARPSSGAAEGQGPGLGGQLSEASGRGAQLFEQQRQRADSSTQEPAGDGPAATLNGQGLQSPPRAQSAPPEAAVLPSSPSPAPAASPRPFLPSSGASTPAPSIFNRSARPFTPGLQGQRPGTTSVIFRPLAPKRANESLGGLSAVPPPFLSSPQGTTPLPSFSSGVPSHVSTPGSTSTPRSSGPVTATSSLYIPAPNRPVTPGGAPEPPAPASGAAMTSTASIFLSAPLRPAARPEALAPGPATPEPSSAREKRISVPAARTGILQEARRRGTRKQMFRPGNEETKNSPNPELLSLVQNLDEKPRAGGAESCPEEDALSLGAEACNFMQPPGGRSYKTLPHVTAKTPPPMAPKTPPPTTPKTPPPVAPKPPSRGFLDGLVNGAAPSAGIPEPPRLQGRGGELFAKRQSRADRYVVEAPGPGLGPRPRSPSPTPSLPPSWKYSPNIRAPPPIAYNPLLSPFFPQAARTLPSKIQSQGPRAAPKQGIKALDFMRHQPYQLKSAMFCFDEVPPTPGPTSSVPPKTARVQEIRRFSTPAPQPTAEPLAPTVLAPRAATTLDEPIWRAELASAPVLSPAPPPESPRGLGTSPSSCGFQVARPRFSATRTGWQAHVWRPGAGHH